A window of Malania oleifera isolate guangnan ecotype guangnan chromosome 5, ASM2987363v1, whole genome shotgun sequence contains these coding sequences:
- the LOC131155944 gene encoding uncharacterized mitochondrial protein AtMg00810-like, translated as MVVSQHLSVDGPLFLNPTLYKSLVGVAQNLTITCPYIAYDVNSISQFLYSPTKDHFLAIKRILRYINGTLHFGITFHPSAAPSALVAYSDVDWARCLDTCHSTFGYCIYLDDNLVSWSAKKQPTVSCSSCEFEYRALALTIAELL; from the coding sequence ATGGTTGTTTCCCAACACTTGTCTGTTGATGGTCCTCTGTTTTTGAATCCCACACTTTACAAATCTCTCGTTGGTGTTGCTCAAAATCTAACTATCACATGTCCTTATATTGCTTATGATGTCAACTCTATTAGTCAATTTCTCTATTCTCCGACGAAAGACCATTTCCTTGCTATCAAACGTATTCTTCGCTATATTAATGGCACACTGCATTTTGGCATCACTTTTCATCCATCTGCTGCTCCTAGTGCTTTAGTTGCTTACTCTGATGTAGACTGGGCAAGATGCCTTGATACTTGTCATTCTACCTTTGGTTATTGTATTTATCTTGACGACAATTTGGTGTCTTGGAGTGCAAAGAAACAACCTACTGTTTCTTGCTCCAGTTGTGAATTTGAGTATCGTGCCTTGGCTCTCACTATTGCCGAACTTCTTTAG